GGCCCGGGGGTCCCCCGCCCGGGGCTGGGGTCCTGGCCCGGGGCTGCGCGGCTCCGGGTGGGAGCGGGCGACCCGGGGGCACCTTCCCTTCCCGGgagccgctgcccgctgcccggccccggtgCCCGCTCCCCTGTGCTGCGGGGAGGGGTCCTGGCCCTGCGGGTGGGCACAGCCCGGGTGGGTTGAGGTGCCCACGGGCGCGTCCTGCCCCGGGGAGatggggggggatggagggatggggggggctgctggggccctgAGGCTGGGCAGGTCGGGGTGCGTCCCTTGGACCCGGGCGCTGCGCTTCCTGCTGCGGCGCTGGCACCCTGCTCGGGCGGGGCTGCCACGcgtcccctctgtcccctgggGCCTGGGCACACGTTCGGCAGCCGGGCCGGTTCCTgggggctgccggagctgggCCAGGCCGGCCGGCTGCTCCCGAGGCAGTGAGGGTCGTCCCCGCCGCCGGACGGGACCCTGATTCCTCCTGGGGCTGTGCCGGACGCTGCGCAGCGGCGTGGGGGCTCGCTGCGTGCCGGGGTGCCTCGGCTCCCTGCCTGGGGCTTGTGCCGGTGTGGGCGTGCGGAGGGGGTGAGCTGGGGCTGAGagcggctgcagcagcagagcggcCCCCCTCTGCTGCGGGAGAGGGGCtgggccccggcgcggggccgtgccgggctcCAGCTCTGACCTGCGTCCTCCCGCCTTGGCCTCCAGGTTCTCCTCGCCCCCGGTCGGATGCCCGGCCCGCCCTGCCATGAGTCTATGAGCCCCCTCCGGATCAGCGTGGGTGGTCTGCCGGTCCTCGCGTCCATGACCAAGGGCGCTGACCCCCGCTTCCGACTGCGCTGGAAGGCCATCGTGCTGTCGTCGGCCTGCGTGgggtttgtgctgctgctcttctgcctgcACCGGTCCTCCCCGGCACGGCCCGTCCCACCCAATCCTCGGAACTGGCGGCTCAGCCTGCAGGCAGGGGACCGCTACAATGACACCTACCCGCTGTCCCCACCCCAGAGAAACCCCGAGGGCGTGCGCTACCGCATCGGCGTCATCGCGGACCTGGACACGCAGTCGCGGGGCTCTGAGGAGCACACCTGGTTCAGTTACCTGAAGAAGGGCTACCTGGTGCTGTCGGACAGCGGGGACAGGGTGAGGGTGGAGTGGGACGAAGATGAGAGCGTGCTGCAGTCCCACCTGGCTGAGAAGGGCAGGGGCATGGAGCTCTCCGAGCTGGTGGTCTTCAACGGGAAGCTGTACACCGTGGACGACCGGACGGGAGTCGTCTACCAGATTGAGGGCAACAAGGTGGTGCCCTGGGTGATCCTCCCGGATGGGGACGGCACGGTGGGGAAAGGTGAGCTCTCCCGTCCCGCCCTGCAGACGCAGAGCCCTTGTCCTTGCCCCTCAGGGGGCTCGAGGGGGTGGGGTGCACCTTTTCGGTGACCCTGTGAacccggccgggccgggggtgGTGGCTGGCTGCGTGCgggaggctgtgcccagcacCGGGCCATGCGGTGTGGCGTTGAGGGGAGCGGGGGCCGCTGTGGTGCCCGCGTGCTGGCCGAGCCCCGGCTCGTGCGTTCTCTCCACTGCAGGCTTCAAGGCGGAGTGGCTGGCGGTGAAGGATGAGCACCTCTACGTGGGGGGCCTGGGCAAGGAGTGGACCACGACGACGGGGGAGGTGGTGAACGAGAACCCCGAGTGG
Above is a window of Opisthocomus hoazin isolate bOpiHoa1 chromosome 21, bOpiHoa1.hap1, whole genome shotgun sequence DNA encoding:
- the CANT1 gene encoding soluble calcium-activated nucleotidase 1, giving the protein MPGPPCHESMSPLRISVGGLPVLASMTKGADPRFRLRWKAIVLSSACVGFVLLLFCLHRSSPARPVPPNPRNWRLSLQAGDRYNDTYPLSPPQRNPEGVRYRIGVIADLDTQSRGSEEHTWFSYLKKGYLVLSDSGDRVRVEWDEDESVLQSHLAEKGRGMELSELVVFNGKLYTVDDRTGVVYQIEGNKVVPWVILPDGDGTVGKGFKAEWLAVKDEHLYVGGLGKEWTTTTGEVVNENPEWVKVIGYKGDVGHENWVANYNALRAAAGIRPPGYLIHESASWSDTLQRWFFLPRRASHERYSEKADERRGTNLLLSSTQDFGDVTVGRVGEAVPTHGFSSFKFIPDTDDQIIVALKSEEDNGKIASYIMAFTLDGRFLLPETRIGSVKYEGIEFI